The segment tactgaagaaaaataaaactttgcAACATCGGCTTAGATAAGAAATTTACCCTTTCTAATCCACCGTTTAACGAACCATGCATGTTAGTTTAGCACACCATTTTATGTGTCGGTCCACACAGACTTATGCTTAGGTTAGTTGAGATATAAGAAATTTCGAGATTTATGGAGGAAAGGGTTAACCTTTCGACGGTTACGGTTACGGTCATTTCCCCCATAACGACTGTTGAGGCCTTTAACTTCTATGGAAAACACTTTTATTAGAATCCCAAATCTCTAAATTATTGCCGATAATCTGGTACCCGAGAGATATTACTAATGCTTGATGCTTGAATATTTAGAAACGTTCCCACattcattttccttcttttccatACAACCTACACTAAAATGGTGAACATGAAAGCATGCTATGACTAGACTACAGTGAGTGCGATGAAACAAGTGAATGATGTGATGAACCATTGATGTGATAGTGGTTGTATCGCTTGTACTGAGTGACAGGGAAACATGAGACATCGTTGATTATATTTAGCACAATGCGGTCCATGGTTTAtacaaaagaaaaggagaaagaaTTTTATGACATATTTATCATATCATCATATATGTTTGTTTGTGAGTGGCGCTTTTTTCAGTAAagatcaatttaaaaaaaaatgcaagaacTTATCAGACAGTACAAAGCCACTTCGATTCAGGATTGTTGTTGGCGGGGAAAAGACGAGAATAAATGTCAGTGTTGGTAGCGGTAGAGAGATAAATTCATATTTTGCAgcgttaaataaataaattaaagagtgtatattttgtaaaaaaaaatattgaaaataatctAAACTGCCACGTTAATTCGTATATTATCTTTTTTTATCTAAATAGACATATTTTTATACTACATTCATTTACATCGCTAATACGATTTTGGTCAACATGTTCCAAGAACACACGATACTGTACTCGCTTGGAAAATTGTTCCTGTTGGACATTGAAGATGTCGCGCATTGAGATTAACATCACAGAAGTAATAGAAGCGACAATTAATGGGATCTGGATATAGTCCAGCGGATTCACAACGGTATGAATTATCCACACCAGGTGGCAGGAGAATCGTCTGTCTATCCACACAACGACCGTCACTGAATATTTGATTAGCACTACATCGATACAGTTGGGGATAAAGAACGTGGACGCCATTCTTTTTCGCAATACAAAGGTAATAGATATTATTATTTTCAGGCCAACTATTCATTTCTCCAGCTTTTGAACAATTCCATCGTAAAGTTGTGCAAATACTGTCATTTCGAGGCACTGAACAGTCTCCCGTTGCGGCAGAGAAAGCCATAGAATCACACACCATATTTATTGCCACAAGGTTTTGTTGATTTTGATAGCATAGATGATACCGTTGACAGTCAAATGGATCAGGAAATACACCGGGAGTGTTACACACAAAATTTCCTTCTTGGCCGGCTGGATTGCAAGGTCCAACATTCTGTGAACAACCTCCTTCGAGTACGTTACAGTAAAACCCTTGTTCTTCGTTGCACTCCTCAAAAGGCTGGGGACGCCATTCGCCgttaataaataaacattttgatGCGCTATCGCACGTCATGCAGACAACCCCTTCACCAGTACAGGACGAGGTTTGAAATTTTGTCACCGAAAGAATGCGTTGTCCATTTATAGTTACTATTGTTACctggaataaaaaaatgaacTAATAAATAATAAGTACGCATAATAAGCCAATATTCATGTTTTAATTAATAGATTTGTTGAAATAGTTTCATAATAAATGGTTTAAGATATTAGgtttctatcttttgtattcgtTAGAATAAGAATCGAAATGTTAACGAAATAGTGATATTTTCTCCAAGAGAAAATAACGGACCAAGTCGCCTATTTGGTATATTTCTCATGACCTTCTGCGGCTCAAGTGCTAGTCTCGCAGACACTAGAGATCAGATAATAGGATAACCATCTGACCACGTTAGATTCTTTACCAAAGTGTACATCGCTACATTTCGCTATGATTTCTAGTTGATTTTAACAGCAGAATATTTTCagtttgatatatttttattgtcaaacCTTGCTCGGGTAGGTTATGATTTcaattattgaaaattttaatcatttttgttTTGGTGCACAATAAAACACAATCTCTTCCATCGAACAACTAATAAATGGAAAGCGACGTActacccgagcaaagttttagagcaaattgacaATAAAATTTGATACCTAGATGTAACTGGTTTTGattactcggtgtgatttcattttggtcgacttagtggttaaaatatcaaaattgattgctaaaattccacgccgtgaaattaaattaaatactacaaaaatatcaaacggaatactaatcttgctgttacacaatattaataggaaagctGAAATAgttatcattttgctatcatatcatcatcatattgctatcatcatataatttgaaatgaccattgtacaaaaaaaaattaagtgaaaaaatattattttaaaaattgtagGTTTATCTACATTCTAGGTTTATCTAGAATATGaaaacacattttctttcaatgaaaattaaaataagatgaaagcaaagtctgatacatcataagtgccatttgaACTCGGTATTAAAACATGATTTCTAGTTGATGtaaacagcagaatatgtagttattttgatatacttttgttgtcaaacctTGCTCGGGTATGATTCTTACTTTAACAAATTCTTGCTTTTACTTATGACAagatttgatttatttgagaaaaCGTTTGATATTCagcataaaaaaataacaaaatggaTCTATTGCTGATTAATGTATATTATTATGAATTTTCTTTAGTGCATCTGTCTGGCTGTTGTTCTTTTAAACTTGGAAGTAACTTTCTCATGCATCGTTTCAACGATATAAACTTACAGCACTTCCGATATAGATAAAAACACAATACAAACACAACACAATACAACTTTTAAATCTGAGCCTATTCACAATAGAACATTGATTCATTAATAATTTATCGAAAACAGTATTGATAAGCATATCCAAAACGTAATTTTTATCCGCTATCGCAAAATCTTTCCTGTTGCGTTTTCGATTACAAATCGTTTTAATGCCTCATTTAATTCCTTATGCTAATCAACTTGTTGTAAGTTCTAGCTTAAATATTTTGTTTAGTTGGTCCCAAACTATTATTACAAGATACTGTTTTTAATCCGAAACCATTAATTGGTTTTGGAGACTAAGTTCATTTTAGATCGTTGGATATCAATTATGTTGCTTTCTCACAAAGTATTAGTTTGTGTTTTGAATTCGACACAAGTTATACATAAACTCTTTCTGTACGTTACCGAAGACACGTTGATAATTTTAATGCTAAAGGAGAGTTTGATTCTTAACCCTTAGTAATGTGAAAATCAAATCATTAATAAATACTCGTTAATACTGTAGAACACTAATTTTCCCATAACACTATTTTAACTTTTAGTTGTTGGAAGTTGATTGGTTTGTGCGTGCTTTGTGTAATATACACCAAACATTAGTCGTGTACAATTAACGAAAACCATTACCAGCAAAATATGCACCAAGAGCAAAAAACTCATTTCACAAGCTTTACACACGGAAAACGTAAGCCGACCAATATCCTCTAAATTGATCAACCACTATGGAACTAAAACAACATTCACTAATTCTCTAACCTGATTGATTGTGGATAGTCTAAAACAACTGAATATATACGTTAACAGTTTGTTATCTTTCTATACGTCACCGGCACCGCAGAAATTAGTTGGTGACTTTCAGAACTTCAGCCTATATATTTGCCAACGAATCGAGAACGGAGCACATCAGCGACGGCTGGGCATTTCCAAATGTTAGCAATGACCTTATCTGTCAGAGGAACTTGCCTGTGGGAACATCAAACATCAAATGCTATCAGTACGTTGGCACAGGTGAAAGTTATCAGATAACAACATTCCTCTACAGTGAAATCGGCGCACCTTATTGTGATTGGCATAGGAAAGACGCCCACTTCCTGAACTCCAGAATCAGTTTAAAAATCGTCATATTATGTTATATGAGGGGTTTCGGAACGGTTCTACCAGTCAGACAGGGTTTTGTTGCCAACATGCAAGCATTTTATTTTATACTACCGCTATGTTCCACCTATCTGATCGATATGTTGGCAGATGAGATTTTTTGCAAATCATCGCAAATAATATATGTATCAGTTGATCAGTAACTGCTTATTGCCAAACACGTTGAGTAAGGATAGTTAGCGCCCTGGTTTTCAGGGATGaagtatatatacatatatatacttatacatatatacatatacatattgtAACAATAGAGAACTGTGGTTTGTGAGAAATCGCAGCACCAGCTACCACATTATACGGGCAATTATTGTACTTATCATTAGTTTTCCGCCTCCAGCATAAATCGAAGTTACAAGCTCTCCAATAGGATGTTTGCTACTTGAAGCAGGTGGATATAACAAGGCATCCTATCCAGACTAATCTAATTATAGATTCTGTCCAAGAAAGCGAGGCGGTAAAAAGCTCAGCAAGCAACAGCCCGTTATAAGAAAGAAAACGAGTGTAATAAATTACCCGCAAGTACAAATAAATCGAGTATTTTGATTACTCAATAAGTGATGTATCACAGCTGAAAATGCGGTGCTAATTGTATCATCCCAATTCATAGGAAATACCAATACTGGTCACGTGGGTTCTTTGAGGAAGGAAACATCCTATATTATGTCTTTCAATAACATAAGAGAGCAAAGCGGTTaactgcttgattaaaaaatCTTATTagactaccgtcatccggggcgagattgtgccaaaaaggcatacatttttgttctttagctcagtatacacataatttaggaactaagttgatttcaaatctgtctatatatactaaattgttcaattaacaactaccgtagagatggtttagttaccatgaaacctaattttactggaagtgcatgaactttggcacaatctcaccccttctaggaggtgacattgtgccaaaaacataaagttaggctaaaaacctaaacagtgaacattagcatgtttataaacaatacgcATAAATATCAgcataaagtagttcatatggggccgtccatgaactaagtggacaattaggggcagggggtcggccaaaaacaacgcatcatacaaaaagtatgaacgaaaataaccccgagaggtctgaaataactaaaaatgagttcgtagtgaatggacagcctttatatagccagtagtgtttctagggttaacaagggggagaaaTATGAAGGGGTTTATCCTAATGGGgtatacctatttgatcatttaacaaacgtaaccattacttcgttagAGAACCCGCAGctgcagaacatgtggcctatcccaccctcCTCCcgcctccttaaaactggcagtttatacacggtgtaatatattcgtcttatattagagtgtttattcaaagtatttgaaatttccagagaaaaagtaaaacttagtttaaattatttagcagacctatgatgctgtttgctccaaaatggatgatgcaatctaatctgtcaaaatattgtgctcaacagtaaagaatgtgagtgtacttgtgtatactgacgtatttttgttgtgtatgtgaaatccacaaattggatccatcattatggcttggcacaatctcacccccgtgaagctcgaaaagtacaaagtttcgaaaaatattattttcgtagtcaaaacttatccaacgcataataacctttcaatacattgtaaatgactaGTTTATATACTTtgaaaatagcaagttgatgcaatttcttgtttgggttggtttatgcgggacattttttataagcgttatttccgagtatttttgatcgcgaactttgaaaccctgtttaggctaaatagtttactaatattatctgtgttccattctaagttatgaataaatatgttatgttcatcatcattttgaatttaggttaccagtttctatagatataataaattttcacaaattaacttttttggtttttggcacaatctcacccccgtggcacaatctcacccccgtggcacaatctcaccccggatggcggtaataCAATCCGCTTACATTTCTGTTCTCCAGCCGTTGAAAGTTTGTGCTAGATGTCGGTGTAATGTTCCCAACTCTAAAAGAAGCTTATAGATTTTTACCACGATTCTTACAGTTTGTGTGCGTTATTTGCTGATAACACCACCCAGGTAacaaataagcatttccaatgcaatttaaatgcaagccaataagcatttaagttgccttaaatctcttgattctaccaatcaaccgtttgcaattcgtggctctcctgTCATTTTTgttcaccaaggaactcaaaatcccgaagaaatcttcgattgggcgcactgagacagatttttcgggccgtggtttttgggtacaaatgggatcgaatgggtattcaggaacgattgtgttttttggcgtaatgcgatgatgctctatccagccaaaacacgtattgtccatctgcatgatgtttttgtagaaacgggatcaaaattttcttcaaacattcgtctggtgcatcttaattgatagccaaaccagaggagttgttgttgaagaaacgagaaagagaacgatgtccttctgcgtccataattttggctggccttccactaccttgcttacgaatagttgttgggcatcttaggatgtggtaaacagtcgaagccgcaacatatttgctttttaaaagtTGTACCGTATATTTTTTACCGAGATTACTGTTGcatttcgtagaagtgtacaacgcgctcccgaaatgcttcttgtttcgacgaaatttttagcaaaacaaggcaagcatgaacaaaacaaaaaatattaacaaaaagatgaGAAGGAGAgctacacatacatactctcgtttctctctgagcttgtttgttgttgagcataagtgCCGatacaaaattttagttgccacccgttagcgcTTCCCACAACAAATCTGGCTACCTTTACCGTACGTCTACATGTTACTCCAGTCTCTCTGAATCGATCCTCGGCTGTTCGCATTGCTAATCTATTACGGAAAATATTGAGAACCGTCGATTTGCAAACGTTGAATCTTCAAACAATTTTGTCAAGAGAGAAACAATCCGATTCCAGAAGGTTGATTATTTTAAGTTTTTACTCCAAAGTAGGCGTGACATGTTTTCTACGTTCTTCAAAATTTAACCCTtcgttatcgacagacttcgcagccggttattacagtacaggaaaattacggggctagtgcaaaaatcctattaactctgtagcacCGCccggtcgagattcgaacatacgacgactggcttgttaagccagcatcgtaccccggcgCTTACTGGGCGAACCAGCAGATAACCTGAATTTAGTATGACGTTTGTTAAAGCTACATTCGATGAAAGTGAAAGATAAATATTGCCATTTCTTAGAGCTTATGCTTTTCAGCTACTGAATATCAACGTTTgttccaagaaacatttttcgcCGCTTGCAACTGCTAACACGAAatatcaaaacaataacaaagaacagggcaccCACTTTATTCATGTCTCCACATATtcagggttgccagttgttcaaattaaaaacgaaccccgttaatTTGCATGAGCAATCGTTCAAATTAACGGGGGTCCACTATATTTAGTTTACAATTCATTCATGCCTAGGCTTATCTTcctctgtttttagtctggtgtagataaCCTCCGCCATCGCAAATCTCGAGTGATAACATCCAAGTCGTCCGCATgtaagcctagaagttggctaggAGCCACTCTTTTCGATGACTGCTCTCTGAATCACACCGTCAATGGCGACGTCGAACAGAATTCA is part of the Sabethes cyaneus chromosome 2, idSabCyanKW18_F2, whole genome shotgun sequence genome and harbors:
- the LOC128736012 gene encoding uncharacterized protein LOC128736012, with translation MITASGAPGSLRVAMACLTYESVIGLSSVLSYKVQVTIVTINGQRILSVTKFQTSSCTGEGVVCMTCDSASKCLFINGEWRPQPFEECNEEQGFYCNVLEGGCSQNVGPCNPAGQEGNFVCNTPGVFPDPFDCQRYHLCYQNQQNLVAINMVCDSMAFSAATGDCSVPRNDSICTTLRWNCSKAGEMNSWPENNNIYYLCIAKKNGVHVLYPQLYRCSANQIFSDGRCVDRQTILLPPGVDNSYRCESAGLYPDPINCRFYYFCDVNLNARHLQCPTGTIFQASTVSCVLGTC